The Penicillium oxalicum strain HP7-1 chromosome IV, whole genome shotgun sequence genome contains a region encoding:
- a CDS encoding Vacuolar calcium ion transporter translates to MHKYRREARQLAWYDQDGEPSSHNPFKKFRRRPQRSNSVQLEDQLTHSRSMGDVNLSQDKRRRAEFNGDIEGPAYAGTFPIETTEGYEPAPSNRSDEPINDAAKLSHTRALDGESEIDHTKDGNEPVDAMGGQTRQRKGLFGKFRRQKQDEEAASAEPDDEKPASGPKFTFASQIRATIFNSWINILILAAPAGIALFAAGVNPIVVFVVNFIAIIPLAAMLSYATEEIAMRTGETIGGLLNASFGNAVELIVAIIALQKRKVLIVQTSLIGSMLSNLLLVMGMCFFFGGINRIEQHFNVVVAQTAASLLALAVASLIIPTAFHQWSESNKGNTAAVSRGTAVLLLVTYGCYLFFQLKSHIDMYNAPSKKVEKRNKKSGDASRGLAQIGKMTARMGAGPAQDVKMTDNDDEPEEPQLSLWVAILTLGISTALVAVCAEFMVDSIEPLTATGNISETFVGLILLPIVGNAAEHATAVTVACKDKMDLAIGVAVGSSMQIALLVLPFIVVLGWIMGIDDMTLNFDTFEIILLFVSVLLVNYLIGDGKSHWLEGVLLMMMYLIIALAAWFF, encoded by the exons ATGC ATAAATATCGTCGTGAGGCTCGACAACTCGCCTGGTACGACCAAGACGGTGAACCGTCGTCTCACAACCCCTTCAAAAAGTTCCGCCGACGCCCTCAACGCAGCAATTCCGTTCAACTCGAGGATCAGCTTACCCATTCTCGAAGCATGGGCGACGTGAACCTTTCACAAGACAAACGCCGCCGTGCTGAGTTCAACGGTGACATCGAAGGCCCAGCTTACGCAGGCACGTTCCCCATCGAAACAACGGAGGGCTACGAGCCCGCCCCATCCAACCGGAGTGATGAACCGATCAACGATGCCGCCAAGTTGTCACACACACGCGCCCTGGACGGTGAATCCGAGATTGATCATACGAAGGACGGAAATGAACCTGTAGATGCCATGGGAGGTCAGACACGCCAGCGAAAGGGGCTGTTTGGCAAGTTCCGCCGTCAAAAACAGGACGAAGAGGCAGCTTCTGCCGAACCGGATGACGAGAAACCAGCCAGCGGGCCCAAGTTCACCTTTGCAAGCCAGATTCGCGCGACAATTTTCAATTCGTGGATCAACATTCTGATTCTTGCGGCCCCAGCGGGTATCGCGTTGTTCGCTGCGGGTGTGAACCCAATCGTCGTTTTCGTGGTCAACTTCATCGCTATTATCCCCTTGGCCGCGATGTTAAGTTATGCCACGGAAGAGATCGCCATGCGTACCGGTGAGACGATTGGCGGCTTGTTGAACGCCTCCTTTGGTAACGCCGTCGAGTTGATCGTGGCCATCATTGCCTTGCAGAAGCGCAAGGTGCTTATTGTACAGACTTCTTTGATCGGAAGTATGCTGTCGAATTTGTTGCTGGTCATGGGCAtgtgcttcttcttcggcggcATCAATCGCATCGAGCAGCATTTCAACGTGGTCGTCGCTCAAACCGCGGCAAGTCTGTTGGCACTGGCTGTGGCCAGTCTGATCATCCCCACTGCTTTCCACCAATGGTCAGAAAGCAACAAGGGTAACACAGCTGCTGTCTCACGCG GCACTGCtgtccttcttctcgttACATATGGCTGctatctcttcttccagctcaagTCTCACATCGACATGTACAACGCACCCTCCAAAAAGGTCGAGAAGCGCAACAAGAAGAGCGGCGACGCCAGTCGTGGCCTCGCGCAGATTGGCAAGATGACCGCTCGCATGGGTGCAGGACCCGCCCAAGATGTCAAAATGACCGATAATGACGATGAGCCTGAGGAGCCGCAATTGTCTCTCTGGGTTGCTATTCTGACCCTTGGCATCTCCACTGCACTTGTTGCAGTTTGTGCCGAGTTCATGGTCGACTCGATTGAACCGTTGACTGCGACCGGGAACATCAGTGAAACTTTTGTCGGTTTGATCCTCTTACCCATCGTTGGCAATGCGGCGGAGCACGCGACTGCCGTGACTGTTGCTTGCAAGGACAAGATGGACTTGGCAATCGGCGTTGCGGTTGGCTCCAGTATGCAGATTGCATTGTTGGTATTGCCATTTATTGTTGTTCTGGGTTGGATCATGGGGATTGACGACATG ACCCTCAACTTTGACACCTTTGAAATCATTCTGCTCTTTGTCTCGGTCCTTTTG GTCAACTATCTTATCGGGGATGGAAAATCTCACTGGCTTGAGGGTGTCCTCCTAATGATGATGTATCTTATCATCGCTCTCGCTGCTTG GTTCTTCTAA
- a CDS encoding 1,3-beta-glucanosyltransferase gel4 codes for MKFSALAGLSLVGAALAADLPTIEIKGKKFFYSNNGTEFFIRGVAYQADYSSSSSGGNSSSSVKYVDPLANLETCKRDIPYLTALRTNVVRTYAVDPDASHDECMSALADAGIYVISDLSSPSESIVSDDPKWDADLFTRYSKVIDAFAKYDNVIGFFAGNEVANEVNNTASMAYVKAAVRDMKTYIKQKNYRQSLAIGYATDDDATVREQITNYLVCDTSDDSIDFFGYNIYEWCGDSSYSTSGYKDRTEEFKDYPVPAFFSEYGCNQPSPRKFTDVPVLYGPQMNDVWSGGIVYMYFETDNHYGLVSADGDKIKTLQDYSYLSGQMKSATPTGVNSAKYAVTTTVGRSCPTVDATYWLAASDLPPSPNADLCECMYNELECVPVDDISTKQMTNTFNFLGGIKGVMDGVSHNATTGKYGGYSMCNTKQRLGWAMNRYYQKLNKASDACGFNGAATVTSTTKASSCSAQSSAMSAIGTAGRNNASGGLAASGTATGTSSTSKGAGASLSEPRAVFVGSWQTGAYAVAAVASGLFMIML; via the coding sequence ATGAAGTTCTCCGCTCTTGCCGGCCTGTCCCTCGTGGGCGCGGCCCTGGCTGCTGACCTGCCCACCATTGAGATTAAGGGCAAGAAGTTTTTCTACTCCAACAACGGCACCGAGTTCTTCATCCGCGGAGTGGCTTACCAAGCCGACTACTCAAGCTCCTCCTCAGGAGGCAACTCCAGCTCCAGCGTCAAATACGTGGACCCTCTCGCCAATCTGGAAACCTGCAAGCGTGACATTCCCTACTTGACTGCTCTTCGTACCAACGTTGTCCGCACCTACGCCGTCGACCCGGACGCTTCCCACGATGAGTGCATGTCCGCGCTGGCCGATGCGGGCATCTATGTCATCTCGGATCTGTCCTCCCCCTCCGAGTCGATCGTGTCCGACGACCCCAAGTGGGACGCCGATTTGTTCACCCGCTACTCCAAGGTCATTGATGCCTTTGCCAAGTATGACAACGTGATTGGTTTCTTTGCCGGTAACGAAGTCGCCAATGAGGTCAACAACACCGCTTCCATGGCATATGTCAAGGCCGCTGTCCGCGACATGAAGACCTACATCAAGCAGAAGAACTACCGCCAATCGCTCGCCATCGGTTACGCTACCGATGACGACGCAACCGTCCGTGAGCAGATCACCAACTACTTGGTCTGCGACACCAGCGATGATTCCATCGACTTCTTCGGTTACAACATCTACGAGTGGTGCGGTGACTCCAGCTACTCCACCTCTGGCTACAAGGACCGTACCGAGGAATTCAAAGACTACCCCGTTCCCGCTTTCTTCTCCGAGTACGGCTGCAACCAGCCTTCTCCCCGCAAATTCACCGATGTCCCCGTCCTTTACGGTCCTCAGATGAATGATGTCTGGTCTGGTGGTATTGTGTACATGTACTTCGAGACGGACAACCACTACGGTCTCGTCTCGGCTGATGGCGACAAGATCAAGACTCTTCAGGATTACTCTTACCTCTCCGGCCAGATGAAGTCGGCTACCCCTACCGGAGTCAACAGCGCCAAGTACgccgtcaccaccaccgttggTCGTAGCTGCCCCACCGTTGATGCCACCTACTGGTTGGCTGCCAGCGATCTGCCTCCCTCGCCCAACGCCGATCTGTGCGAGTGCATGTACAACGAGCTTGAGTGCGTGCCCGTGGATGACATCTCCACCAAGCAGATGACCAACACGTTCAACTTCCTTGGTGGTATCAAGGGTGTCATGGACGGTGTTTCTCACAATGCGACCACTGGTAAGTACGGTGGTTACTCCATGTGCAACACCAAGCAGCGTCTCGGCTGGGCCATGAACCGCTACTACCAGAAGTTGAACAAGGCTTCCGATGCCTGTGGCTTCAACGGTGCAGCCACCGTGACCAGCACCACCAAggcctcctcctgctctgcTCAGTCCTCGGCTATGAGCGCCATTGGTACCGCTGGCCGAAACAACGCCAGCGGTGGTCTGGCCGCCTCTGGCACTGCCACCGGCACCTCTTCTACTTCCAAGGGCGCTGGCGCATCACTTTCGGAACCCCGTGCTGTCTTTGTTGGTTCATGGCAGACTGGTGCCTATGCCGTTGCCGCGGTTGCCTCTGGACTGTTCATGATCATGCTGTAA
- a CDS encoding Vacuolar membrane-associated protein iml1 gives MSLRGPMRRSHLRQVSAASLESLSTAHSMEASHRDHGPTLDGRMVRMSTSLARRQCTLWVHDEMFSREELLLNPSAFGESEVQVGDIVEILPVRGSGDPIHSSLKADASVKIARDSLNDAGVSSKPDSTSKFKTPLQSRCLCVVKPMPAEIKARHPKLEISVTSSVANIFGLKNRTQVYLSIVDRKNCAASHVDIAFRDQYMVRSDMWRLVESELVDKIVYKGQKLMFMGSIKATVKNIFIREKKVLSGYFAPNTIPVFRSESAKYVLFIQMSREMWDFDSEGSGDILFSRVINGFLPELFKRWANSDAKHLVTIVLFTRVEYDAAAHPDLSQFTGGNLRTDSSPNQMATRDFYRVVVNDMASGHWTTILDELKKNFRTFLRDVSILKSDDLELPSVGNVRPNSKVHTAIIAGRPSTALRGNILEAIHLASAHLAYDHIDRDMVHTGTSIIVITPGSGVFEVSYESLASTTEALANRGIAIDLVCLSPMPLHSVPLFKYREPTERFVSPRPTSQAYGTNLSPETHHSISSLTSRSSYLSPGSYFSASRMRERNNNQSNNWCYGIPHWLDISYWNPETYREARRVLKNDPNAPIPLTVTRPSKAFIPRVRMYEIQMMGVMESEQSNISIPYLIEERNIRRRRESGQSVVGSTRGSGKARFANSSSLKVQYSDSLRPERSSILESISDSNELDTSRPQKTRKAVMAWMDQYDDNLFSASSKQRHAQKPLSKRIHEPEVQANGAHERMSARSILRLREHESNSSENSQIPRASGPRRLDESAVSTPKSPVSIKNLPAAKPALKPPAAVRPPSRISRTISFALRGLSATPPRAQASTGIHVEHANAGPMSNKRGSTSTFSDTKSVASLSPSDTASIRTIADVVPPDSTPPKLHLETRPTPSKPISIKTVSRKPSEVAAQSTRAQTQGSLSTSAADAQSNEEVPGEGPFRPRDRKVEITINRSSRDISVRASPSKALSPWVRSINPCNTPKDVLRDTSWFGRWQHAYPRPPHVAVVKWKSLKSPAVLPLTTEEFPTAAELASEYLQTPYRVAPNDESEAFEAPKTRGTLLREMISLRLSHGFQIVVGKNVAEGTARPLLESFNVFDTRGLERDGAIVFLSKGNTIHRLNCIGGGEIEVTRFTHQTSAPLTVPKRSKSTSYQPAMRTILSTEYEIKDIELDSTAEDYNWNYADNYVAGHRDYLQNPAKQLHFWRVRYVLIPLHLHANNRRHLQSFNEDNEEEIHLLGISQLTHIWQRHKYVSPEEKRFETSTKKRDANPLNIMYQTRNPSEVVAAELDRILLTDPRLDNPPAQLLPESELLDRSSVNLSSLAQTIQGEKGVRMMDRRWHWRLHYNCFIGFEFTTWLLQNFRDVDTREEAVGFGNELMKHGLFQHVEKRHNFRDGNYFYQISAEYRVTRPESRSGWFPQLRVDKSMPSTPAIGNARDSPSSFHTRSDSTEDRVPITPNTPSKAKNKVAIMLSKSLKYDVDNRKRSNRPEVVELHYDRLHNPENCFHIELSWMNTTPKLIEDTVSSWASTAEKFGLKLVQVPIAEACAIDRTQPFRRPFELKLKVPPPKAPVHTVFNNASFAQPGPPDKLYYQKALLRKFDFVLDQEASTAFPADVEVSFSWGKPEYKYPQFIHRTGSLLAQITDEGHFLLLANRLVSTRSVASRDAGRYEHHSRPEYRGRATTHDVLDRISPRLSPLIRPLHDVGSPIFQPGAKEIDSANLYRAPEHVLNGLADFCNDAAQLEQFYSESHARPVSTKVEPTTANLMDTSIPTLELPASVVSHHHISPPPGLPSRITREARDHRDVLKSPETARPRARGESISYKGSPRSGSLRPLM, from the coding sequence ATGTCTCTGCGTGGGCCTATGCGGCGGTCCCACTTGCGGCAGGTCAGCGCCGCAAGCTTGGAGAGCCTCTCAACGGCCCACTCAATGGAGGCGTCGCATCGTGACCATGGCCCCACGCTGGACGGACGCATGGTTCGAATGTCGACAAGCCTGGCTAGGCGACAATGCACCTTATGGGTTCACGATGAGATGTTCTCGCGCGAAGAACTTCTACTCAACCCCTCTGCCTTTGGAGAAAGTGAAGTCCAAGTCGGTGATATTGTGGAGATTCTGCCAGTACGTGGATCTGGGGATCCGATCCATTCTAGTCTGAAAGCCGATGCTTCAGTGAAGATAGCGCGCGACAGCTTGAATGATGCGGGTGTCTCTTCGAAGCCTGACAGCACTTCGAAATTCAAAACGCCGCTTCAAAGTCGATGTCTATGTGTGGTGAAACCAATGCCGGCTGAGATCAAGGCTCGCCATCCCAAACTGGAAATATCCGTGACCAGCAGTGTGGCCAACATCTTTGGGCTCAAGAACCGCACTCAGGTATATCTGTCGATTGTGGACCGAAAGAATTGCGCTGCCTCGCATGTGGACATTGCGTTCCGTGATCAGTACATGGTCCGTTCAGACATGTGGCGCCTCGTCGAGTCAGAGCTCGTTGATAAGATTGTCTACAAAGGACAAAAGCTCATGTTCATGGGTAGTATCAAAGCAACTGTGAAAAATATCTTCATTCGTGAGAAGAAGGTCCTCTCGGGCTATTTTGCACCCAATACGATTCCCGTCTTCAGAAGCGAGTCGGCCAAATATGTCCTGTTCATCCAAATGTCCCGCGAAATGTGGGACTTCGATTCTGAGGGGTCGGGGGACATTCTCTTCAGTAGGGTCATCAACGGCTTTTTGCCTGAGCTTTTCAAGAGATGGGCGAATTCCGATGCGAAGCACTTGGTCACTATTGTGCTGTTCACCCGTGTCGAGTACGACGCAGCGGCCCATCCTGACCTGTCTCAATTTACTGGTGGAAATCTGAGAACCGATTCGAGCCCTAACCAAATGGCAACGCGAGACTTTTATCGCGTCGTGGTCAATGACATGGCCAGCGGTCACTGGACGACGATTCTGGATGAACTCAAGAAGAACTTTCGAACATTCTTGAGAGATGTCTCAATTTTGAAGTCGGACGACTTAGAACTCCCTTCTGTCGGCAATGTCCGACCGAATTCCAAAGTGCACACCGCGATTATTGCCGGGCGTCCGAGTACGGCTCTTCGAGGCAACATTCTCGAGGCCATTCATCTTGCATCCGCTCATCTAGCTTATGATCATATTGACCGGGATATGGTACATACGGGAACGTCAATTATTGTCATTACGCCTGGAAGCGGCGTTTTTGAGGTTTCGTATGAGTCCTTAGCCTCTACAACTGAGGCCTTGGCGAATCGGGGCATCGCGATTGATTTGGTTTGCTTGAGTCCCATGCCCCTTCATTCAGTTCCGCTGTTCAAATATCGGGAGCCTACAGAACGATTTGTAAGCCCACGGCCAACAAGCCAAGCCTATGGAACTAATCTGTCTCCCGAGACTCACCATTCCATCTCAAGCCTGACGAGCCGATCCTCGTATCTGTCACCTGGATCCTATTTTTCGGCCTCGCGGATGCGAGAGCGAAACAACAACCAATCGAATAACTGGTGCTATGGAATTCCGCACTGGCTCGACATTTCCTATTGGAATCCCGAAACGTatcgagaagctcgacgaGTGCTTAAGAATGATCCCAACGCACCCATTCCGCTAACCGTCACTCGTCCATCCAAGGCTTTCATACCGAGAGTTCGTATGTACGAGATTCAAATGATGGGTGTAATGGAAAGTGAACAATCAAACATTTCAATCCCATATCTCATTGAAGAACGCAACATTCGCAGACGCCGTGAATCTGGACAGAGCGTTGTTGGTTCTACTCGAGGTAGTGGGAAAGCTCGTTTCGCGAATTCGTCCTCTCTcaaagtacagtacagtgATAGCCTGCGGCCAGAGCGATCCTCCATCCTGGAGAGTATCTCCGATTCCAATGAGCTCGATACAAGTAGGCCTCAAAAGACACGCAAGGCTGTCATGGCTTGGATGGATCAATACGATGACAATCTGTTCTCCGCATCTTCGAAGCAGCGTCACGCTCAGAAGCCCCTAAGCAAGCGCATACATGAGCCGGAGGTACAAGCAAACGGCGCTCATGAACGAATGTCCGCACGGTCTATCCTGCGTCTTCGTGAGCATGAGTCCAATTCAAGCGAAAACAGTCAAATTCCTCGGGCCAGCGGGCCGCGCAGACTCGACGAATCGGCAGTTTCCACCCCCAAAAGCCCAGTCTCTATCAAGAACCTACCGGCGGCTAAACCTGCATTGAAGCCTCCTGCAGCCGTACGACCGCCCTCTCGAATCTCGCGTACTATCAGTTTTGCTCTTCGTGGGTTGAGCGCCACTCCACCGAGAGCGCAAGCAAGCACGGGCATTCATGTTGAACATGCCAACGCAGGACCCATGTCAAATAAGAGGGGTTCTACTAGTACCTTCTCGGATACCAAGAGTGTGGCGTCTCTGAGCCCTTCCGATACTGCATCAATTCGCACAATAGCCGATGTTGTTCCCCCGGATTCCACTCCCCCAAAACTGCACCTGGAGACCCGTCCAACTCCCTCGAAGCCAATATCTATCAAGACTGTGTCGAGAAAGCCTTCCGAAGTCGCTGCCCAGTCCACCCGTGCCCAAACGCAGGGATCATTGTCAACCTCGGCCGCAGATGCTCAATCGAATGAAGAGGTTCCTGGAGAAGGCCCATTCCGACCGCGCGACCGGAAAGTCGAGATCACCATCAACCGCAGTTCTCGCGATATCTCTGTGAGGGCATCACCGAGTAAAGCTTTGTCTCCATGGGTTCGTTCCATAAATCCTTGCAATACTCCCAAGGACGTTCTTCGGGATACTAGCTGGTTTGGCCGATGGCAACACGCTTATCCTCGGCCCCCCCACGTTGCGGTGGTCAAATGGAAAAGTTTGAAGTCCCCGGCAGTCCTGCCATTGACGACTGAGGAATTTCCAACTGCCGCTGAGCTTGCATCTGAGTACCTGCAGACACCTTATCGGGTGGCTCCTAACGATGAGTCAGAGGCCTTTGAAGCGCCCAAAACTAGAGGCACGCTTCTGAGGGAGATGATTTCGCTCAGATTATCTCATGGTTTCCAGATAGTTGTTGGTAAAAATGTTGCCGAGGGAACAGCGCGGCCCCTTCTTGAGAGCTTCAACGTCTTCGATACACGAGGTCTCGAACGGGATGGCGCCATAGTATTCCTTTCCAAAGGGAATACAATTCACCGTCTCAACTGCATAGGTGGTGGAGAGATCGAAGTGACTCGTTTTACACACCAAACGTCTGCTCCGCTTACTGTCCCAAAGCGCTCGAAGTCTACTTCGTATCAACCTGCCATGCGAACAATTTTAAGTACGGAGTACGAGATCAAAGACATCGAGCTGGATTCAACAGCGGAGGACTACAACTGGAACTACGCGGATAACTACGTTGCGGGCCATCGTGATTACCTCCAAAACCCAGCCAAGCAACTCCATTTCTGGCGAGTGCGCTATGTGTTAATCCCATTACATTTGCATGCAAACAATCGCCGGCACTTACAGTCGTTCAACGAGGATAATGAGGAGGAGATCCATCTGCTGGGAATCAGCCAGCTAACCCACATCTGGCAGCGACACAAATACGTGTCTCCGGAGGAGAAACGCTTTGAGACGTCCACTAAAAAGAGAGACGCAAACCCACTGAACATCATGTATCAGACACGAAACCCATCAGAGGTGGTAGCTGCAGAGCTGGACCGGATATTACTGACGGATCCGCGACTTGATAACCCTCCTGCTCAGCTTCTCCCGGAATCTGAACTTCTCGACCGATCTAGCGTCAACTTATCAAGCCTAGCGCAAACCATTCAGGGTGAAAAGGGCGTCCGGATGATGGATAGACGTTGGCATTGGCGGTTGCACTACAATTGTTTCATTGGTTTCGAATTCACAACTTGGTTGCTCCAGAACTTCCGTGACGTCGATACGCGTGAAGAAGCCGTGGGGTTTGGAAATGAACTGATGAAGCACGGACTTTTCCAACATGTGGAAAAGCGGCACAATTTCCGCGATGGTAATTACTTCTATCAGATTTCCGCTGAGTACCGGGTGACACGGCCGGAATCTCGCAGTGGCTGGTTTCCTCAACTTCGAGTTGACAAGTCAATGCCGTCCACGCCCGCCATTGGAAATGCCAGAGACTCTCCCTCTAGTTTTCACACTCGTTCAGACAGCACTGAAGATCGAGTGCCAATCACACCCAATACACCATCTAAAGCAAAGAACAAGGTCGCCATCATGCTCTCCAAATCGCTGAAATACGATGTCGATAACCGGAAACGATCCAACCGGCCCGAAGTTGTCGAACTCCATTACGACCGGCTGCACAATCCTGAGAATTGCTTCCACATCGAGCTCAGCTGGATGAACACTACACCAAAGCTCATTGAGGATACAGTCAGTTCATGGGCCTCGACTGCTGAAAAATTTGGTCTTAAGCTCGTTCAAGTACCGATTGCCGAGGCCTGTGCGATCGACAGGACCCAACCTTTTCGCAGGCCGTTTGAGCTCAAATTGAAAGTTCCACCCCCCAAAGCTCCCGTTCACACTGTTTTCAACAATGCCTCTTTCGCGCAGCCCGGACCACCCGATAAGCTGTACTACCAGAAAGCCCTGTTGCGCAAATTTGACTTCGTGTTGGATCAGGAAGCCTCCACGGCATTCCCTGCGGATGTCGAGGTGTCTTTCTCCTGGGGCAAGCCCGAATACAAGTATCCACAATTCATTCATCGGACCGGCAGTCTCCTTGCTCAGATCACCGACGAGGGTCATTTCTTGCTGCTCGCTAATCGACTCGTGAGCACGAGAAGCGTAGCTAGCCGAGACGCAGGAAGATACGAGCATCACAGTCGGCCCGAATACCGTGGACGCGCCACGACCCATGATGTACTTGATCGCATCTCGCCGCGATTATCACCACTGATACGACCACTCCATGACGTAGGCAGTCCCATCTTCCAACCTGGAGCAAAGGAGATCGACTCTGCGAATCTTTACCGGGCACCTGAGCATGTTCTCAACGGTCTAGCCGACTTCTGCAACGATGCAGCCCAACTGGAACAATTCTACAGCGAGTCGCATGCCCGTCCGGTATCGACAAAGGTTGAGCCCACTACGGCCAATCTGATGGACACTTCGATTCCCACTCTCGAGCTCCCTGCCAGTGTGGTCAGTCACCATCACATCTCCCCTCCACCGGGTCTACCGTCGCGCATCACCCGGGAGGCACGGGATCACCGAGACGTGCTCAAATCGCCCGAGACTGCACGCCCGCGCGCTCGGGGCGAGAGTATCAGCTACAAAGGAAGTCCGCGCAGTGGCAGTTTGCGTCCTCTCATGTAA